A window of Rhizobium sp. CC-YZS058 genomic DNA:
TCGATGACGCTGTCGACGGAAGCCAGGTCCTCGACATCGCAGGGCAGAAGGATGTCGGAGTTCACCTCGGCGGCAAGCGGCTTCACACGCTTTCCGAGCGCTTCGCCCTGATAGGTGAAGGCGAGGTCCGCGCCTTCGCGCGCCAGCGCCTGGGAAATGCCCCAGGCGATCGAATGGCTGTTGGCGACGCCCATGATGAGGCCGCGCTTGCCTGACATGATCCCGGTCATGGACGCCTCACCCGTTGTAGCGCTGGAAGACGAGCGTGGCGTTGGTGCCGCCGAAGCCGAAGGAATTGGACAGAACCGTATCGATCTTGGCATTGTCGATGCGCTCGCGCACGATCGGCACGCCGGCAAATTCCGGGTCGAGCTCGGTAATATGGGCGCTCTCGCCGATGAAGCGCTCCTTCATCATCAGCAGCGCATAGATCGATTCCTGCACGCCGGCGGCACCCAGCGAATGGCCGGTCAGCGACTTGGTCGATTGGATCGGCGGGATCTTGTCGCCGAACACCTCGCGGATCGCGCCGATTTCCTTGCTATCCCCGACCGGGGTCGAGGTGCCGTGGGTGTTGATATAGTCGATCTCGCCCTTCACCGTGGCAAGTGCCTGGCGCATGCAGCGGATCGCGCCTTCGCCGGAGGGGGCCACCATGTCGTAGCCGTCCGAGGTGGCGCCATAGCCGGTCAGCTCGGCATAGATGGTCGCGCCGCGCGCCTTGGCATGTTCCAGCTCCTCGAGAACCAGAACGCCGGCGCCACCGGCAATCACGAAGCCGTCGCGCGAAACGTCATAGGCGCGCGATGCGGTGGCCGGCGTGTCGTTGTATTTGGACGACATGGCGCCCATGGCGTCGAAGAGGTTCGACATGGTCCAGTCGAGATCTTCGTGCCCGCCGGCAAACATCACATCCTGCTTGCCCCACTGGATCATTTCGGCCGCGTTGCCGATGCAATGGGCGGAGGTGGAGCAGGCCGAGGAGATGGAATAGTTCACGCCGTGGATCTTGAACCAGGTCGCAAGCGTCGCCGAAGCGGTCGAGGACATGGCCTTCGGCACGGCGAAGGGGCCGATCCGCTTTGGGCTGTTGTTCTTGATGGTGATCTCCGCGGCCTCGATCAGCGTGCGCGTCGAGGGGCCGCCGGAGCCCATGATGATGCCGGTGCGCTCATTGCCGGAAATGTCGCTCTCTTCCAGGCCGGAATCGGCGATCGCCTGCTTCATGGCGACATGGTTCCATGCGCCGCCCTGGGACAGGAAACGGGCCGCGCGGCGATCCACAAGGTCGGTCGTGTCGAGGTTCGGCGCGCCCCAGACCTGGCAGCGGAAGCCGTGCTCGGCGAAATCATTCGAGAAGCTGATGCCGGAGCGCGCATCGCGCAAGGACTGCGTGACCTCCTGAGCGTCGTTTCCGATCGAGGACACGATGCCGAGACCCGTGACAACTACCCGTCTCATATGACTGACCTTTTCTCAAATCTGGCGGAAGGGGCGGGCGCGGCCGCGCTCAGGCCGCCTTTTCCTGAAACAGACCGACACGCAGGTCGGTTGCCTTATAGATGGTTTCGCCGTCCGCCTTCATCCAGCCATCGGCAATGCCAAGGACCAGGCGGCCGCGCATCACGCGCTTGAAGTCGATGCCGTATTCGACCAGCTTGGTCTTGGGCGTCACCATGCCGGTGAACTTCACCTCGCCGGTGGAGAGCGCGCGGCCCTTGCCGGGCTCGCCCAGCCAGCCGAGGAAGAAGCCGGTCAACTGCCACATGGCATCGAGGCCAAGGCAGCCGGGCATCACGGGGTCGCCATGGAAATGGCACGGGAAGAACCAGAGATCCGGCGTGATATCGAACTCGGCGCGAACGAAGCCCTTGTCGTGCGGGCCGCCGGTTTCGGAGATCTCGGTAATCCGGTTGAACATCAGCATGGGCGGGAGCGGCAGCTGCGCATTGCCGGGACCGAACATCTCGCCCCGGGCACAGGTCAGGATCTCTTCATAGCCGAAGCTGGATTGTCTCGTCGTCATGAACCTCTGGTGTCCCCGCTATCACATATGGGCCGGTCTGGCTCGGGATGCCTTGTCAGGCTCTGCGTCCGGCACGTGTCCCTGCCTGTCAACGCCCTTTGCCACCCTGCTTTTCCGCAGTCGCATAGCGCATGGCAGGCCAATCGACCAGCGCTATTCGCTGATTTGCTGCTTTTTCGGCCCTGCAACACTGTTCGCGGCCGGCCTCCAGCCCAAACTATTGAAACACTTCTCGGCAAAAGTTATATCGACATTGACAGTCAACTTAACAAGAGCAGCCCGCTCGATGACGAGCAGAGCCGGAGAGCACCGCGGATCCATGACGCAAGCAGCTGACATGCGGACGGAAGATCGCCTGCGCCGCTTCG
This region includes:
- the fabA gene encoding 3-hydroxyacyl-[acyl-carrier-protein] dehydratase FabA encodes the protein MTTRQSSFGYEEILTCARGEMFGPGNAQLPLPPMLMFNRITEISETGGPHDKGFVRAEFDITPDLWFFPCHFHGDPVMPGCLGLDAMWQLTGFFLGWLGEPGKGRALSTGEVKFTGMVTPKTKLVEYGIDFKRVMRGRLVLGIADGWMKADGETIYKATDLRVGLFQEKAA
- the fabB gene encoding beta-ketoacyl-ACP synthase I, whose protein sequence is MRRVVVTGLGIVSSIGNDAQEVTQSLRDARSGISFSNDFAEHGFRCQVWGAPNLDTTDLVDRRAARFLSQGGAWNHVAMKQAIADSGLEESDISGNERTGIIMGSGGPSTRTLIEAAEITIKNNSPKRIGPFAVPKAMSSTASATLATWFKIHGVNYSISSACSTSAHCIGNAAEMIQWGKQDVMFAGGHEDLDWTMSNLFDAMGAMSSKYNDTPATASRAYDVSRDGFVIAGGAGVLVLEELEHAKARGATIYAELTGYGATSDGYDMVAPSGEGAIRCMRQALATVKGEIDYINTHGTSTPVGDSKEIGAIREVFGDKIPPIQSTKSLTGHSLGAAGVQESIYALLMMKERFIGESAHITELDPEFAGVPIVRERIDNAKIDTVLSNSFGFGGTNATLVFQRYNG